One Spirochaetota bacterium genomic window carries:
- a CDS encoding thiolase family protein: MGKRIAICAVAQVKNEPAYDHMRFQNMLLECFEPIMEQTKVTYDMEKGIRTIISCSDDVFDARTISDNGMTDVLGAHFRGEEKMAQESLNGLGYAMASILSGHDDVILFMGHCKESQGESRRMATNLAYDPFYCRPLGMDFQNVDALQARAYMEKSGVTDAHLAKIVVRSRKNAKKNPFARENKLVDEKEVMNSPMYLDPLREMHVYPVTDWAYGMLLCCEERAKEFCKNPVWISGYGSCIDRYFLGDRDLAGNFSLKNAAQRAYEKAGIKDPRKEIQVFELSDHAAHQLPMWAEGVGIADEGKGGKWIDDGGMDKFNVNLSGGQLNGNPLLLGGAARAIECYYQLAGQAGDRQVKGAKKALAQAATGGAGQHQAVIVMEA, translated from the coding sequence ATGGGTAAAAGAATAGCGATCTGCGCCGTCGCGCAGGTTAAAAACGAGCCGGCATACGATCACATGCGGTTCCAGAACATGCTTCTCGAATGCTTCGAGCCGATAATGGAGCAGACCAAGGTCACCTATGACATGGAAAAAGGCATCAGGACTATCATTTCCTGCTCAGATGACGTGTTTGACGCGCGGACCATATCCGACAACGGTATGACTGACGTGCTGGGAGCGCATTTCCGCGGCGAAGAAAAAATGGCACAGGAGAGCCTCAACGGCCTCGGCTACGCCATGGCCAGCATTCTCAGCGGCCATGATGACGTGATACTCTTCATGGGCCATTGCAAGGAATCCCAGGGAGAGAGCCGGCGGATGGCGACTAACCTCGCCTATGATCCCTTCTATTGCCGTCCCCTCGGCATGGATTTCCAGAACGTCGACGCCCTGCAGGCCAGGGCATACATGGAAAAATCAGGCGTCACGGACGCGCACCTCGCAAAGATTGTGGTCCGTTCAAGGAAAAACGCGAAAAAGAATCCCTTTGCGCGTGAAAATAAACTCGTTGATGAAAAAGAAGTCATGAATTCGCCGATGTACCTTGACCCGCTGAGGGAGATGCACGTGTATCCTGTCACCGACTGGGCCTACGGCATGCTTCTCTGCTGCGAAGAGAGGGCAAAAGAGTTCTGTAAGAACCCCGTATGGATCTCCGGGTACGGCAGCTGCATAGACCGTTACTTCCTCGGCGACAGGGACCTTGCCGGCAATTTTTCTCTTAAAAACGCGGCGCAGCGCGCCTATGAGAAGGCTGGCATCAAGGACCCGAGAAAAGAAATACAGGTGTTTGAATTGAGTGACCACGCCGCGCACCAGCTCCCGATGTGGGCCGAGGGCGTCGGCATTGCCGATGAAGGCAAGGGCGGCAAGTGGATCGACGACGGCGGCATGGACAAGTTCAACGTGAACCTGTCGGGCGGCCAGCTCAACGGCAACCCGCTCCTCCTCGGGGGCGCGGCACGGGCCATCGAATGCTACTATCAACTCGCCGGGCAGGCGGGGGACCGCCAGGTCAAGGGCGCCAAGAAGGCCCTCGCACAGGCCGCGACCGGCGGAGCCGGCCAGCACCAGGCCGTTATAGTAATGGAAGCGTAG
- a CDS encoding flavin reductase family protein, with amino-acid sequence MAHVQINTNTFIPMPMSIVGTMLNGKENFMAVGWVARVNAKPPMIAVGIGNSHATRDGIVETKAFSVNIPGARLMERTDYVGIVSGHNTDKSAVFDVFYGALKGAPLIREAAVCLECRLVQAVDLGTNSLFIGEITGAWGEESCLAGKSPDYQKAGAFFLTMPDNRYWAFGESIGKAWSDGKGYRK; translated from the coding sequence ATGGCTCATGTACAGATCAACACGAATACATTCATTCCGATGCCGATGAGCATCGTCGGCACCATGCTGAACGGCAAGGAAAACTTCATGGCGGTCGGATGGGTCGCCAGGGTCAACGCGAAGCCGCCCATGATAGCAGTCGGCATCGGCAACAGCCACGCGACCCGTGACGGCATCGTGGAGACAAAGGCCTTCAGCGTGAATATCCCGGGTGCCAGGCTGATGGAGAGGACCGATTACGTTGGGATTGTATCCGGTCATAATACCGACAAGTCGGCCGTCTTTGACGTCTTCTACGGCGCATTGAAGGGGGCGCCCCTTATCCGGGAGGCGGCCGTGTGCCTTGAATGCAGGCTCGTGCAAGCCGTTGACCTTGGTACCAATTCCCTCTTCATAGGGGAGATCACCGGCGCCTGGGGCGAGGAATCATGCCTGGCGGGAAAGAGCCCCGATTACCAAAAGGCGGGGGCGTTCTTCCTCACCATGCCGGACAATCGCTACTGGGCCTTTGGCGAGAGCATCGGCAAGGCCTGGTCCGACGGAAAGGGATACAGGAAGTGA
- a CDS encoding SH3 domain-containing protein — MKKIIPAMILFLIHFTVYANAGTKMQVYTMGAFEEGALVFLAADTVNIRSVPAIGNNIIDNLPVGYQVKVEKRSDATYTVDGLKASWYQVSYNGAKGFLRGFVWGGFLSVASLPVQYKGNPAIILFAIKSAKNTGTIPVLAMIAGGGKIISKTSLEAIGILDGDRAFSYTIAAELHGNRGFAGVSNVITLDFNYPACGFPFGTIVLVYNGSEIICGPHSLNMVEGGVFHSFENFIFPDEKKGIKNGLVKIMTHEEFDDAKKKYILKETKQSSCAWTGTRFTEMK, encoded by the coding sequence ATGAAAAAAATAATACCCGCCATGATCCTTTTCTTGATTCACTTCACAGTATACGCCAATGCGGGCACCAAGATGCAGGTGTACACCATGGGGGCCTTTGAAGAAGGAGCCCTGGTCTTCCTCGCGGCTGACACGGTCAACATCCGCAGCGTTCCCGCCATAGGGAACAATATCATCGACAACCTTCCCGTCGGATACCAGGTCAAGGTCGAAAAACGGAGCGATGCGACCTACACTGTTGACGGCCTGAAGGCGTCCTGGTACCAGGTCAGCTACAACGGCGCCAAGGGTTTCCTCCGGGGATTCGTCTGGGGCGGGTTCCTGTCAGTGGCATCCCTGCCGGTGCAATATAAAGGAAATCCGGCCATAATCCTCTTCGCCATAAAGAGCGCGAAGAACACCGGGACGATCCCGGTCCTGGCAATGATCGCCGGCGGAGGGAAAATAATCTCAAAGACATCCCTGGAGGCCATCGGCATTCTCGATGGAGACCGGGCCTTCAGCTACACCATAGCGGCGGAGCTCCACGGCAATCGCGGATTCGCCGGAGTATCCAACGTGATCACCCTTGATTTCAATTACCCGGCCTGCGGCTTCCCCTTCGGCACCATCGTGCTGGTGTACAACGGGTCCGAGATCATCTGCGGCCCGCATTCGTTGAACATGGTGGAGGGCGGCGTGTTTCACAGTTTTGAGAATTTTATCTTCCCGGATGAGAAAAAAGGGATAAAGAACGGCCTGGTGAAAATCATGACCCATGAGGAGTTCGATGATGCAAAGAAAAAATACATCCTCAAAGAGACTAAACAAAGTAGTTGCGCCTGGACAGGAACAAGGTTCACGGAAATGAAATAA
- a CDS encoding type IV pili methyl-accepting chemotaxis transducer N-terminal domain-containing protein, which produces MNDKTKQTATTATLSPRFILLYCVIGAVIIAYSIAIYSYIRLQIEDNLRINASGRLRMLSQQITKEVLLYRDGTMTKSKVLNTLDFFHGTINGIASGGAVPMEQSGTVTMKIRAMEHRSSQIILNRAMEEWEPFRNHVLRYLERKDPDSLRYILDHNEDLLHTIENAVAAIHSYADNDQREMGMIIASAILLVAAAIAVSMVRQVRRYRRAETRLAEIEQLLPICSGCKKIRTDNDHPENPGSWTSIDEYLRDKKDMVFTHSICPDCMMKLYPGMFNDGHKKD; this is translated from the coding sequence ATGAACGATAAAACGAAACAAACGGCAACAACGGCAACACTCTCTCCGCGTTTCATATTGCTGTATTGCGTCATAGGAGCGGTTATAATCGCCTATTCCATCGCCATCTACTCGTATATACGTCTGCAGATTGAAGATAACCTCAGAATAAACGCATCCGGCCGCCTGCGCATGTTGTCGCAGCAGATAACAAAAGAGGTGCTTCTGTACCGTGACGGTACAATGACAAAAAGCAAGGTCCTGAATACGCTTGATTTCTTTCACGGGACCATAAACGGCATTGCCAGCGGAGGGGCCGTGCCCATGGAACAGAGCGGCACCGTTACCATGAAGATACGCGCCATGGAGCACCGCTCCAGCCAAATCATCCTTAACAGGGCAATGGAGGAGTGGGAGCCCTTCAGGAACCACGTTCTTCGATATCTCGAACGAAAAGATCCGGACTCACTGCGCTATATTCTGGACCACAATGAAGATTTACTGCATACCATCGAAAACGCGGTGGCGGCCATCCATAGCTATGCCGACAACGACCAGAGGGAAATGGGCATGATCATTGCCTCCGCCATTCTACTGGTCGCTGCGGCTATCGCCGTTTCCATGGTCCGCCAGGTGAGGAGATACCGCCGCGCCGAGACGCGCCTTGCCGAGATCGAGCAGCTTCTCCCGATCTGCTCCGGCTGCAAAAAAATCCGCACGGACAATGACCACCCGGAAAACCCGGGATCATGGACCTCCATCGACGAATACCTCCGCGACAAGAAGGACATGGTCTTCACCCACAGCATCTGCCCGGACTGCATGATGAAGCTCTACCCCGGCATGTTCAATGACGGGCACAAGAAAGATTAA
- a CDS encoding GMC family oxidoreductase has product MIKKIQDYTGDIKESCDVCVIGSGPGGGVAAKELAEKGLYVVLLEEGGHYTAKEWDGKPVKGLIDMYRHGGTTGTMGNPFISLTLGKCIGGTSTVNSATCFRTPAPVLKKWRDELGLGAMTEETLNPYFDRVEKIVNVTDLPWDLLGNNAKIVKRGCDKLGYTCRPLRHNVKECRGCGPCQFGCQENSKQSVNVTYIPKAEAAGARIYANCRAEGVIINNGVAEGVEASVVDPKTGRRLYGCTVKARAVVVSCGAMITPSFLKWSGLTNRHIGRHLQIHPAGRVVALMNEEVRGWQGVSQGAYIKDFEDEGIMMEGVMVHPSLLLAALPGVGFSHKDMAVRYNNLAVFGVMVHDEGEGRVLKGFSPRRNRGIMASYMITRTDADKLKRAIAYLAKIFFAAGALRVYTAISKMPYLDSVEDADRLLKLRVRPNQIETMAFHPLGSCRMASGPKQGAVDGCGESFEVKNLFVADGSAVPTSLGVNPQITIMALSNYVADGIAKRLC; this is encoded by the coding sequence ATGATAAAAAAAATACAGGACTATACCGGCGATATCAAAGAATCCTGCGACGTCTGCGTCATCGGCAGCGGTCCCGGCGGCGGCGTGGCCGCCAAGGAACTGGCGGAGAAGGGCCTGTACGTGGTGCTTCTCGAGGAGGGGGGGCATTATACCGCGAAGGAGTGGGACGGCAAGCCGGTGAAGGGCCTCATCGACATGTACCGCCACGGCGGCACCACCGGAACCATGGGAAACCCCTTCATATCCCTCACCCTGGGGAAGTGCATCGGCGGCACCAGCACCGTCAACTCCGCCACCTGTTTCCGGACGCCGGCCCCGGTGTTGAAGAAGTGGCGCGACGAGCTGGGCCTCGGCGCCATGACCGAGGAGACCCTGAATCCCTATTTCGACAGGGTCGAGAAAATCGTCAATGTCACGGACCTCCCCTGGGACCTGCTGGGGAACAACGCGAAGATCGTGAAGCGCGGCTGCGACAAGCTCGGCTACACCTGCAGGCCCCTGCGGCACAACGTGAAGGAGTGCAGGGGATGCGGGCCCTGCCAGTTCGGGTGCCAGGAGAACTCCAAGCAGAGCGTCAATGTGACCTATATCCCGAAGGCCGAAGCCGCCGGGGCTCGCATCTATGCCAATTGCCGTGCGGAAGGTGTCATCATTAATAACGGAGTTGCCGAAGGAGTGGAAGCCTCCGTTGTCGATCCGAAAACGGGCAGGCGCCTGTACGGCTGCACCGTCAAGGCCCGGGCCGTCGTGGTCTCCTGCGGCGCCATGATAACGCCTTCCTTCCTGAAGTGGAGCGGCCTGACGAACAGGCATATCGGCAGGCACCTGCAGATCCATCCGGCGGGCAGGGTCGTGGCCCTGATGAACGAAGAGGTCAGGGGATGGCAGGGCGTTTCCCAGGGCGCCTATATCAAGGATTTCGAGGACGAGGGTATCATGATGGAGGGCGTCATGGTCCATCCGTCCCTTCTCCTGGCGGCCCTCCCCGGCGTCGGGTTCAGCCACAAGGATATGGCGGTCAGGTACAACAACCTGGCGGTCTTCGGCGTCATGGTCCATGACGAGGGCGAGGGCCGCGTGCTCAAGGGCTTCAGTCCCAGGAGGAACAGGGGCATCATGGCGTCCTACATGATCACGCGCACCGATGCGGACAAGCTCAAGAGGGCCATCGCCTACCTGGCGAAGATATTTTTCGCCGCCGGGGCCCTGCGCGTGTACACGGCGATTTCAAAGATGCCTTATCTCGATTCCGTGGAAGACGCGGACCGGCTGCTGAAGCTGCGCGTCAGGCCGAACCAGATCGAGACCATGGCCTTTCATCCTCTCGGTTCGTGCCGCATGGCCTCCGGTCCGAAGCAGGGGGCGGTGGACGGCTGCGGCGAATCCTTCGAAGTGAAGAACCTCTTCGTGGCGGACGGCAGCGCCGTCCCCACGTCGCTGGGCGTAAACCCGCAGATCACCATCATGGCCCTGTCGAATTACGTGGCCGACGGGATTGCGAAACGCCTCTGCTGA
- a CDS encoding AraC family transcriptional regulator, giving the protein MDILSIEFISAAFIFFSAGLSILICVGQLSGRVRYFENYVLAAYLTSLSIILFQICLIVNDLHYSHPRLLFFHVTALYFMAPIIYCADYLVILPVEAMPRKMAFLFLPVAIGLGADIAFIAMADEARIALLKDLFSGAASSSALRARMIIAGAGVQMVVCLGFLLRKFITTRRTGENVVIFYVMTLSIVVIAGITVVTILGYVIGSYSLLRWGANLTGLLVICAYLVSLRYPKILQLLMFEAEKKYSNRSLLEQVDVPSLTKKLNRLMDGDRIYADDQLTLRDLADELSITPHQLSQLLNERLNTNFNTYVNQYRIRDAKDMLISQPEKTVLAISLEVGFNSKSAFYEAFSRFTGMSPQNFRKGGGR; this is encoded by the coding sequence ATGGATATTCTCAGCATTGAGTTCATTTCAGCCGCCTTCATTTTTTTCTCGGCCGGCCTGTCCATTCTCATCTGCGTCGGACAGCTCAGCGGACGCGTGCGCTATTTCGAGAACTATGTCCTGGCCGCATACCTCACATCCCTGAGCATAATCCTGTTCCAGATCTGCCTTATCGTCAACGATCTTCATTACTCGCACCCGCGGCTTCTCTTCTTCCATGTCACGGCCCTGTACTTCATGGCGCCCATCATTTACTGCGCAGATTACCTGGTGATCCTTCCCGTGGAGGCCATGCCGCGGAAAATGGCGTTCCTCTTCCTTCCGGTTGCGATCGGTCTCGGCGCGGATATCGCCTTCATTGCCATGGCTGATGAGGCCAGGATCGCCCTGCTGAAAGACCTTTTCAGCGGCGCCGCCTCTTCCAGTGCCCTCCGGGCGAGGATGATCATCGCCGGGGCCGGCGTCCAGATGGTCGTCTGCCTCGGTTTTTTGCTGAGGAAATTCATCACGACCCGGCGCACCGGCGAAAACGTTGTCATATTCTATGTCATGACCCTGAGCATCGTGGTCATTGCAGGTATAACGGTCGTCACCATACTCGGCTATGTCATCGGCTCCTATTCCCTGCTGCGCTGGGGCGCGAACCTGACGGGTCTCCTGGTGATCTGCGCCTACCTGGTGAGTCTCCGCTATCCCAAGATACTGCAGCTCCTCATGTTCGAGGCGGAGAAGAAGTACTCCAACCGGTCGCTCCTTGAACAGGTGGATGTTCCCTCCCTTACAAAAAAACTGAACCGCCTGATGGATGGCGACAGGATCTATGCCGATGACCAGCTTACCCTCAGGGACCTGGCAGACGAGCTCTCCATCACCCCCCACCAGCTTTCCCAGCTCCTGAACGAGCGGCTCAACACGAATTTCAACACCTACGTGAACCAGTACCGGATACGGGACGCGAAGGATATGCTTATCAGCCAGCCTGAAAAAACGGTCCTGGCCATATCCCTGGAAGTGGGGTTCAACTCCAAGTCGGCGTTTTACGAGGCCTTTTCGCGCTTCACCGGAATGTCGCCGCAGAATTTCCGGAAGGGCGGGGGCCGATGA
- a CDS encoding CPBP family intramembrane metalloprotease: MIYYKEKITSIISPVTIIVFTAIMAQLIGTYHARSLIVGNYFYLLWVIVRIVLPLGVLLALKVPLSRIGLGMPRFDPLTRKLVIGAAIILVAAFGGIYFFKGYFTFYSSAFAEPGDGTAGRFVNFMIFTSSTLTGWEFLHRGFLLMGLYYVLSERDGIPADVAARIAIAVAWAFEVVFHFIKPELEAVGLLVGSPLLSWLALRMGSIWVPFLLHFLVELLFIATLILQ, from the coding sequence ATGATATATTATAAAGAAAAGATAACATCCATTATTTCGCCCGTCACGATAATAGTCTTCACCGCAATTATGGCGCAGCTCATAGGCACCTATCATGCCCGTTCGCTGATAGTGGGGAATTACTTTTACCTACTATGGGTCATCGTCAGGATCGTTCTTCCCCTGGGAGTGCTCCTTGCGCTGAAAGTTCCGCTCTCGAGGATCGGCCTTGGCATGCCGCGCTTTGATCCCCTCACGAGGAAGCTGGTCATCGGGGCGGCCATTATCCTTGTGGCCGCCTTCGGGGGGATATATTTCTTCAAGGGATATTTCACCTTCTATTCATCGGCTTTCGCGGAACCGGGCGACGGGACCGCGGGCCGCTTCGTCAATTTCATGATCTTCACCTCATCGACTCTGACGGGATGGGAATTCCTCCACCGCGGGTTCCTGCTCATGGGTCTCTATTACGTCCTGTCGGAGCGTGACGGGATACCGGCCGATGTCGCCGCCCGGATAGCCATAGCCGTGGCATGGGCTTTCGAGGTCGTGTTCCACTTCATTAAGCCGGAGCTCGAAGCGGTGGGCCTTCTGGTCGGTTCGCCACTCCTGTCGTGGCTGGCCCTCAGGATGGGGAGCATCTGGGTTCCCTTCCTGCTCCATTTCCTGGTGGAGCTTCTGTTTATCGCGACACTGATACTGCAGTGA